A portion of the Limosilactobacillus reuteri genome contains these proteins:
- a CDS encoding 2'-5' RNA ligase family protein, translating to MSTASLPAHVSRNIMFCLQKLAAIEPNQYFYSPADLHITIIDLIAASSDFSLSTFEEEKYKNVVGQIISQVGPIHWRLAGIITSSGVLLVKGYYSAELSTLRNALRKELPLHDLLLKERYPTISGHVTVAQYTSPIQQADCFLKTLEKFKSINFGQFTSSSLDLVVRDWYNHNLRLISKLSLGS from the coding sequence GTGAGTACGGCTTCACTGCCTGCGCATGTTAGCCGTAATATTATGTTTTGCCTGCAAAAATTGGCTGCAATTGAACCTAACCAATACTTCTATTCTCCTGCTGACCTGCATATTACGATTATTGATCTTATTGCAGCTAGCTCTGACTTTTCGCTCTCAACATTTGAAGAGGAAAAATATAAAAACGTAGTAGGGCAGATTATTTCACAAGTTGGGCCGATTCACTGGCGTTTAGCAGGAATAATCACTAGTTCAGGAGTGCTTCTTGTAAAAGGGTATTATTCAGCAGAGTTATCAACTTTACGGAATGCACTTAGGAAAGAACTACCGTTACATGACTTGTTGCTAAAAGAACGATATCCAACGATTTCAGGGCATGTGACGGTTGCGCAGTATACTAGTCCTATTCAACAGGCAGACTGTTTCTTGAAGACGTTGGAAAAATTTAAATCAATTAATTTCGGGCAATTTACCTCATCTAGTCTCGATTTAGTCGTTCGTGACTGGTATAATCATAATTTGCGGTTAATTTCTAAATTGTCGCTAGGTTCCTAA